The segment tttcctggtaggctgcagtatatatattttttaccagtcgttaggagatattggaatgttgttcagtaaagaagtatacgcaacgtatatttaaaagtagccgcgtacgggcacggttcgaaaaaaagcatttgcaatatgtatttgtttttgttaccatatggatttaattaaaagttaaaaaaatcctcacgtgtaatatctttctgtgtaaatatctcatattacaacgtgggacacctgcggccgaaaatccggtgcggcctaaaatccggtgcggcctttacatttaaaaaaatgattttatttctaaaattagtgccagcggcttaaaatcaggtgcgctctgtagtccggaatctacggtactacagtactgtacaaaagtcttaggcacctgagCTAtgtatatagaaccatagaacactacaacacagaaaacaggccatttggcccttctagtctgtgccgaaactttattacgttagtcccattgacctgcactcagtccatatgcacctaagacttttgcacatataGATGTAGCTTAAGCACTCCtaggcaaaacaaaaaaaatcacacaaagtCAGAAAGCTTTTTTGCTTAACTTGTATACGAGTCTGACTTGCTTCTGTGACtttgattattttttgttttgcCTGGGAGTGGTTTACGTGTTATTTATTGCTTCTAGCCATTCAGATAATTAACATGTTAAGTTACATCTACAATAGAAGTGGTTTTAACTGAAAGTACTTCTGGCTGCCTAGTAACAATgacttatttttatttcagattcagcTCGTTTATTTATGAAACGCAACAAGCTGGGCTTGCATAATGAGGAGCAGCGAGCAAAAGAAGAGTTGGAGATGGAGCAGAGACAACAAGAGGAGAAAGCTTTGGCAGATGGCATCCTAGTAGGTTCAAGGTGTGAGGTTATAATATCAGGACAGCCAACCAAACGAGGCACAGTGATGTATGTTGGTAAGTTGGCTGTGAAAAGAAAGTTTATACAGAGGATAATATAGTCCAAGAACATATTGGGTGAACATAATGCAATAGTAATTGAACCAGATCAGTTGAATCAGGACTGAAAATATTGGCATCACTTGGGCAGTCTGGCCTCTCACCATCAGAGATATTCTCTTTGTCCTATCCAGCAGTCCCTAGCCTCTCAGCAACTTAAAGTCAGTTCTTTTTTTCATTTCCGAGTCTCTGATTTGTAATGTTCCTCTTTTCGTGAAAACTgcaacctgctgagtgtttcctgcattttTAGACCAGCAACATCTACAGTTTTTTCATGAAGTACAATTGTTAAGTCTGTGATTTGAGCTAAGTATAAATTACTTGATGTAAATTAGAAAGTTACAGACACTAATTAAATATATCTGTAGCAAGCCTAAAGTAGATCAGACTCCTTTACATCCATGCAGTTTTGCTTCCACCTTGAATTAAAATTTTATTTAGCCAACCATTGCATCAAGCTCAAACACAGAGTGGTAAGATTTGAGCTAGCATCAGGAGGTAGTACAAGTTATGCTGgccgtttattgtatttgcagcAGATTTATTCTTTATGGGCCTCAGTTATGTTGTACTTCTGATAAATGCTGCATATTTCTACAGATCATTCATTTAAGTAGGCTAAAAAATATACCTCACATAAAATAGTGAATTAGATCTGCTTGTTGGTTCCAGTGGAATTTTTTTTCTAATAACATAACAAGAATCCACAGGCCTGTTAAATTAGTTACTGTCAATTAGAAACCTAGTGGGAGTGATTTTTGGATTTTGGCTGAACTTCCATCTAATTCTAGTCTTGCTGTTTCAGGTCAAACAGAATTTAAACCTGGATACTGGATTGGATTGAAATATGATGAACCTTTAGGAAAGCATGATGGCAGGTAAAGTCTGTCCTGTGAATCCCAAGACCTCAGCACTTGGTGAttttgaatgaaagaaaaatataatTGCAAATGTTCTTTCACTGTTCCTCATCAATGATTTTGTTTGTTCTGCAGTGTAAATGGAAAAAGATACTTTGAATGTCAGTCCAAGTATGGAGCATTTGTGAAGCCACAGTCTGTAACAGTGGGTGATTATCCAGAGGAAGACTATGGCCTGAATGATGAAATATGATTACTAATCATTCTATATCTTGAAGGCATTGCACAGTGGACTTGTATCCTGATAATCCTGAATTCAATGATTCCTTGTTACAGTTGCATTCAAGTTGCTGGAGTTCCTGAATAGGTTGGGACTATGCACTTATTTGGCTAACATGCTCTGCACGTTGTTTGCCTCATGATGAAATAGAGATGTCCATTCATTTTTACATTTGCAACATTTCTAGTTAGCAACTGACACTAGATATTTAAAATCCAGACAGAATTTGCAAAACACATTAGCTTGATCAAAAGGCTAATTGACACTTAATCGACACTTAGACTCTTTGTAAAATTGCAGTGTAAAATTATTGGTCCAGATGTAAGCAATATTGCACTTGACCATAATTAGGGCTGAACAATGCCCATCATTACTATGGGTCATgggttcccaacatggggtccacagaccccttggataATGGTATAGGATTCTACGGCTTAAAAAGGATTGAGAACCCCTGACATAGATACTTCTGT is part of the Hemitrygon akajei chromosome 25, sHemAka1.3, whole genome shotgun sequence genome and harbors:
- the tbcb gene encoding tubulin-folding cofactor B — its product is MEANTYQVVSSAVVNLRISSPLTSFISEKRFNRGITVSEFKCKLELIVGSPASSMELELFNADDKFIGLLDQDDALLGSYPVDDHCRIHVMDKSGVKMGEYEDVSKVIKYEISNEAYEKRTDSARLFMKRNKLGLHNEEQRAKEELEMEQRQQEEKALADGILVGSRCEVIISGQPTKRGTVMYVGQTEFKPGYWIGLKYDEPLGKHDGSVNGKRYFECQSKYGAFVKPQSVTVGDYPEEDYGLNDEI